AAGAGCCTTTCCCTCCTGTCTGCTGGGCTGgttgctcctgctcttgcccaTTCTGGATCCAGAGGCCTCTATTCCCCAAGAAATTCCCATTCTAAATGTCCCTGGGccatccttcttcctcctccaggtGGTCCCAGACAACCCCTGCTCAAGAACGGCCCCCAAGTCAGCCCCCCAAAACCGGAGAGCAAGAAGCCAGCGGTGCTTCGTGACACAAACATGCATTCGTTTTATTCACAAAACAGCCTGGTTTCCTAAAACAATACAAACAGCATGTTCATCAGCAGGAAGCTGGCCGTGGGCAGGGGGGCCCAGGCCGCAGGGGGCCCCCTGGGCACCCACCCCCACTGGCAGGGGACCACGCAAAGAAGCCCTTTCTTCTGTTGCCATTAGAGAGGCCAGAAAAAAAGGACTTATTTTCTCTAAGAAAAGTAGCCAGGATTGGAAATATCGAGATGGGGCTCCCCAGATCGCAAAGGATAAACGAAcagaagtttcattttttttttccaaaatcatCACTGTTGGGGTAGGGGATCCCAGTCTGAGGACTGTGGGTGCAGCTCAGCCGGCCTGGCGCTCCCTCCCCTCTGCGAGCTCCCTGCTGGCAGCTCTGCACGCGTGGATGGATACAGAGGGGCTTCTACACGGCGCCATCAACATTCTCTTTATGAACGTGAGTGGATTCTCCAGGCAAACTATGCACTATTTCATGGTCGGAAAGAATCAAAGGAAGTTTAAATGAGGGTGGAGTTAAACTGTGCTAAATTACAGTAGTGCTTATTAGTAACTAGATTTCAAAAGGTTACAGAAAATTTACATTCTCTACACAAAAACTGCATCTCCTGCACAGACAACATCGACATCGACACAGGAAGGAAACTGATTGTCCATTCTTTGCCCAGAAAGTCTCGGTACTTTATAGATTCGTCTTtacctcttttttgttgttgttcttccgaaaaagcagttaaaattttttttcttttctttttctttttatactagGGACGTGGAGATGTTAAAAcgacaacaaaaaatatatatataaaaacaggaATGAAATCTGTGAGAGAATATTTTTGGTTCTAAAGACGGGTGCATCCGTTTGTCTTCGCCCGAATCCCTTGCTGGAGACCACACGAGCAGTGACATTGCACGGAGAGGGCAGCTTTGGGTTCCGCCGCCGTCACTGAAACCACCGGAAGGCGGCTCCTGTCGGAAGCATCACCTTCTGGCGGGGGCAGGAGACAAAAACAAGGAGAGAGTTCAGTCAGGGTCCGGGTAGGCCTGGAGCAAAGACGTTCCCCCGTGGATGGCCTCATGGTGGAGGGACAGGCATGGAGGAAGAGCAGCCACCCCTCGGAGCTCCTGCCACCCCAGCCAGGCAAAAGGAGGAGCTCGACCTGCTGGGCTGCTGGAAGGCCCGGAGGACTCTGAGGcctcctgagccactgtgcccaggaaCCCTCCTTCCAGAGAGGAAGACCCTTCCCCTGGCCCAAAGGCAACAGCGCCAGGTGGCTGTGGCATGTTTCCGTAAATGAGCGTGCAAGCACGTGCGGCGGGTGTGCATATGGGTGTGTGCCTCGTGCTATGCTGAGCTGTGCGGTATGGAGCTGTGGGAGGTGGGTATTTGGGCTATTTCTCAAGCAGCCGTGtctacgtgtgtgtgcatgtgtgtctacACTGGACTAAAGTGGGTGCCTTTGTGTGTACATAGGAGAGCAGAAATggaagggctggggctggggctggggctggggctggagttggggttggggttgggctTGGGGAGGGTAACCAGGAGGCCATGGCTGGGATACACCACTGTTGTTTTCCAAACATTCTGGACATTTGCGTCAAGCCCACTCGTAGAGGGGCGGGGATAGGGGCAGGGACTGCAGGCTGAAAAGATGCTTTTGTACCCAGGCCTGGCACTCCAGCTAGGTTGCTGCATCCAGGGGCACGGGGACGGGCCCTGCCACAGGGATGCAGAGACAGCAGCATGGGAACCCCCTGCCTTCTCCAAGCCAACCCCACAGTGGCTAGGTCCTTGACCACTCTGGGCTCATGGTCACCTTCCCTTACCCCGGCCCCAAAAATCTGTCAAGTAGGTGCCCAGACCAAGGGTTCTTCCAGGCCTCAGAGCAGGGCACCCAGCACTGGAGCAGCTCTATCCTTGGGTGGCCTTGGGGGCAAAATGGCCCTGGAGGGGCAAATGAAGGGCTTAAGGGCACAGAGCCTGTGAAACAGGGCAGGGGAGAGACGCAGAGTTCTAAGTCATGGACTGGATGCTTTAGGCCATGTCTGAGCATCAGAAACTTAGGACCTGTATGGAAATATCAATACCTGACCCAGAACCCCAGGAGAGGAATCAGAATTCCAGGGCCTGGCTGAGAATGCTAGGTCCTTACCTGGAATTTCAAGCTTGCCTTGCAAATTATGGCCTGATGGAATTCTCAGAATGTGGTTCTGACTTTTGGGGCAGTAAACTGGTGTCTCGAAGCCAGACCCCCAGACCCCAAGGACTGGGGGGGCATCCCCCAGACACTTGCCCAGGTAGGAGAGGTGGGgtcaggggatgggggtgggTTTGGACTGCCAGACAGACACAAGAGCCCACACACCTCCCTCTAAGGCGCCGTTACCTCCAGAGCAGCGGAAGGCTTCTTTTTGAGTTCCTCACATTTTCTGAATTTGCAAATCTGATGGCCAGTCTTTCGGTTCCTACAACTGCTGCACTGCTCACAGTTGATGCGCCGCCGGCAGGGCGCGCACATGCCGCAGCGTTTCCGCTTCTTCTTGCCGGAGCTGATGGCAGAAGCCAGCTCTCCCTGCATGGGGTACTCGGCTAGGCCCGCCATGTGCAGGGCGCTCTCGGCCAGGAACACACCTGCCGGGGTCATAATGAAGAGGCCTGGGTTGATGGGGAAAGCGCCCAGGTAGGGGAAGTCGGACTGGCCATTGAGGGCTTCggcacctgccacagcctccatgTCAGGCAGGCCAGCACCCGCCTCGCTCATCAGCGGGAGGTGCTCCTGCACCACGCGCTTCAGCATCTCCGTGGACTGCGCAAACTGCTGCAGCGTCAGCTGTCCCTCGGCTGCCAGCTCCGTGGCCCGCTCTGCCTTGCTCAGCAGGCTGGCCACAGCACCACTTTTGTGCTTTGAGGTAGGGTTACTTTTGTCCACTGCCATGGCCGCTGCCAGGTCATGCCCATTGGCCAACAGGGAGGCAGCGGCTGCAGCTGCAGTGGCCTTGTCAGCAGACTCCCCGCCCATCatgctgccactgccactgccactgccaccactgctgcCAAAAGAAGAGTAGTGGGAGAGCGGGCGGGAGCGGCGCAGGCTCTTGTTGAGGGGCTCGCTGATGATACCGCTCTTGTTTCGACGCTCGGGGGGTGGTGCATCATCTGCCACtgaggctggtgcagtggcagcCACTGCTGCACTCTTGTCTGCTGCTCCTGCCTTTGGGCCACTGCTGCCACTGCCACCGCTGGCATTGGTGTTGCTGCTGCTACTGCCGCCAGTGTCCTGGGAGCCACCGCCGAGGTTCGACATGGTGGGGCCGAGGCCCAGACCCTGCTGAAGAGGGAGCCTGCCAACTGCCAAGGGTCCACAGACCAGGACCTGGCCCTGCTGCCCACAACAGAGATGCCTGGTGGGCCTCGCTGCTCAGGGCAGGCACATGGTCAGGTGTCCAGGTGGAAATGTCTTCACTCTGTCACAACAAGAGGATATAGGGTCAGGGCAGCAGTGAACACCTCCCTCTTAAACATCGCCACCACCGCCACTATCAACTGTCCTGTTATCCTGACCACCATGAGCTTGACCAGGCATTTATTAAGCATCAGATCCACCCTGGTGAGAAATTTCTTATTTGTACTATCTCAGTTAAGATCCACAAGAACTCTAGAAGCAGTGGCTGGTAATTCTCTACTTTATAGATGATGGAAACAAGATTTAGGAGAACTACCAGTCTATGAACACACAGACACCAAGTGGCATGGTGGAGGCAAATCTGCCCTGCTAGGGTCTAGGAAAACCTGCCGGAAGCAGGCAGTCCTTCTTGTGCTGGGGTGGGAGAGTGCTGGAGATGcttattagctgggtgcagtggctcacgcctgtaatctcagcactttgggaggcagaggcaggcagatcgcttgagctcaggggttttgaggccaccctggacaacatggtgaaactcttatctctgcaaaaaatacaaaagttaaccaggtgtggtggtacatgcctgtagtcccagctactcaggagactgagatgggatgactgcttgagcccaggaggttgaggatgcaatgagttataatcatgccactgcattccagcttgggtgacagtgaagccctgtcaaaaacaaaaaacaaaaacaaacaaaaaaaaactacctcCACATCCTAATCTTCCTTCTCTGTCCGAGGGGAAGAGTGCTTAATGGTACAGATCATACAGTCTGGAAGGCGGCCCCTGAATCCTCATCTGGGGATTCCTAATACACATCAGTTATTTCAAGGCTCTGACATGTCCTGCAGGCAAAGGAACCTGGTTGCCTTTGTGTAACCCAGAGTTTGCTAATGAGTGCAGAACACTTATTTCAGGGATCTTCTCCCCTCCTACAGGGTGAGCAGCACAGGGCCAGAGGACAAACCGTCCCCTGCCACAGTGAGAGGACATGCTTGTGCACACCCTGGCACACGCTTCCTCCTCAACCCCCGAACCACAATCATTATCGTCTCAGACCCCATTCTTGTCTCTACTCAGGCCTCACTGTGGTGCTCTGGCCTCGCTCCCAgattggggggggggggcgcggAGGCCTCACAAGGCCTGCAGAGTAGGGCCTGGGTGGAGGCCTCAGTGAGAACCCAGAGAGCCAGGGTGGGCTGTTGCCAAGAGGGGCCTCTGGCTTGGGCAGGCTGGCACTGAGGAGTAGGCATGACCCTCAAGGGAGTGGAGCCCAGCAGGAACCTTTCCTCTGGCCACCTCCACGTTTCCGAGGCAGCCCTTCATGGGACAGGACCTGCTCTACTCAGGTCTCAAGGCTAAGGTGTCTGAGCTGCCTCCTCAGCTGAAGGAACTGGGCCAGATGGAGCAGGGCGGCGGTTTCCTCATCAGTCCTGGCTCTCCAGCCTCCCTTCCGTCTGCCTGCTGTGGCCTAGCATCCCCCAGGAGAGGGGTGGGAGGACAGGGCCCAGCCCCAGAGCAGCTGGCGGCTCAAGGGGGAGGCGCACATCTGGCGGGCCCCATTGCGCCCTGGGCTTGAGGGCAGCACACACTGGATCTTTGTCCCCAGGCAACCCCACCACCCCCCTAGTCACAGGACTCAAGCCTGTCCCAAGAGAGCATCTAGTCCAACCCTCTGCAtttacagagggggaaactgaggcccccaaGTAGGGGAGAGGGAGGCTTCCCCAGGACTAAGGAGTGGCCAAAGAGGACTGCATGTGGGGAAAGGAAAAGCTCTGTCTCTAGGGTAAGAAGAGTAGCTGGCATCAACAGCCAGGtactccctctccctccccagtgGGCACTGAACCACCTAGGGCTCCTTCCTTGCAGAGGGAAATGGGTGGGGAGGAAGAGCTGGGCAAGCTGGCAGATTCCACCAGGACAGAGCCGGGGGGCCCTGGCAGAAAATCCATGCTGGGCTGGGGGGCATCAGAGGTCAGAGCTGAAGCAAGAAGACCATGTGTGTCCAAGGATAGCTGTGTTCCTTCCCACTTAATAAGGGCCAAGACCAGGATGGTCTTTTCAGCCCCTCTCCTCAGAGATTGGTGACCCCTACAGGAATCAGTGACCCTGGCTAGGTGTTGGGGACCAGGGTCAGTGAGATCAGAGACAGAAACCATCAAGTCAGCTCATCCAGTTCCTGCTCAACTAAGCACATCTGCCCTGCCCCGGATGACAACACCAGCAGCCCAGATACTGGGTGAGGGGAGAAGGCAGAAGGCAGGTGTCTTGTGGGCTGGCGTGATGGGGAGGAGAGCAGGCTGTGCCCCAGACCCTGTGTGCATCCCCCGCCTCTGCGGCCTGCTGGCTGGTGGCAGAAATCGATAGCTGCATTAACGCTGCTCCTGCTCTGCtcaccccctccctcctcccagctccagGATCTGGCTCTGCGTGCAGGGCGGGCAGGTCAATTAGAAGTCAGCTCCCTCCAACACAGCCTGCCTGCGCTCAGGGCTGGCGCTCTGGCTGAGTGTCTCGGCTTTTGTCTCTGTCCTGAGTCTCTCCTGGTGGGGACCAAACCTCATGTTCTGTTCCTCTCTTGGAATTTCTCTGATCTTCCACTATTCTGTCCTGCCTCAGGGcccacccactcccaccctctGAGGTCCTGGGACATGCTGAGCTTGGGACCAGAGGATGTGATATGTCACCAAACAGGTGCTGCAGGCAGAACACTATGGTTTTTCAGTCACAGAAGTAGGAGGGAGGTGGGTACACAGGGGGACTGGCTCACAGGGACAACTGTTTTCAAATCCAGAGTGGACAGACATGAACATCTGGTCCTCAAGCTTGTTCCAAATCAGCCCTGGTACCTGGCTCATCTTCTCCTTCAGACCTTAGGAAAAACTGATGCCCTGGTCCCAGTGGACCACTGACCAAAAATCCCATTTGCCCTACTCATGGAAGCGGAGGACATAGAGGGGACGTTCTCCCAGGTCCAAGCCTTCTACTTTAGGGCACACAGCCACCCCCTTCCAGGCCAGGAAGGGCCTGGCAGTGCCCAGGCAGCAGGGGAGGAGTCAGGGCTGTGTTGAAGCAGAGCGGGAATGAGCGGGAGGGAAAGCTGGCGGGCAGGCGGGCGGCGGCGGGCGCATCCATCATCGGCCCTGCCAGGAACGCATCCAGCCCCCAAAAAGAAATACTGCGCCTGAGGAGGGACAACAAAGGGCTCCGTTTCATCAGCAATGCGGAGCCAGCGCCCCGCCGCCCCGCCAGCCGCGGTCAGCCCACAAAGGACCCCTTTGTCCATGCAGGAGCCGGCCAGCCGGGCGCTGGGACCAGGGGCTGACGGGCGGGGACAGAGCACGGGGGGCTGAGGGGGGGACAAGTTACGGAAAGCTGGGGGGCAGAGGGGCATGTGGGGGCAGAACAGACAGGTGGTGGGGACAGAATCTTGAGACAGAGAACTAGAGGGTTGGGTCAGAGAAAAGGAGAGCTCGAGAGGAGGGGGCAGAGGGTCAAGGTTAGTGGAGACAGTGTCATGGGAAGCAGTGTCTGGGGCAACAGGGTTCAGAGACCCAGGGACCCAGGACACCTTGTCTAGGCTCAGGGACTTAAGGGTCTAAAAGACAAGTAAACAGCCTTGAGGAGGGAGTCCCAGAAGGCAGCTGGGCATGCCCATAGGAGAGGGACGCAGAGGGAAGGGTAGAGGAGAAGTGCTGAGGACACCAGATCAGACCCACTGTGTAGCCCAAGGCCTGAGaagaggtggggaggaggtggggaggagatggggaggagggtggggagaaggactggggggcaggtggggaggagggcttgggggaaggtggggaggaggctggggaggagggctgaggaggtggggaggaggactGGTGAGGACTGAGGAGGAGGTGGGGCAATGGGTTCTTGACCCCAGAGCATGGCTGCAGGGCCCAATGCCTCCTGTAGGCTCCAGTTCACTGGCTGagctggaaagaaagggagagtcATACCTGGGGCCACCCTCCTGGCAGTAGAGGCCACCCCGTGCCTCTACCCTAAGGCTCTGGCCAGCCCCAGAAGGCAGGGAGCCTGCCCCCTTCTAGCCAGCCCCCACCACCTGTGTTACCACTCCGGTTTCCTTAACCAATGGATCCTATCAACTAGCATTTACTAAGTATCCACTGTGTCCCATGCCCTGTGTTTTTATGCTTTACAAGTCTTAGCTCCTGAATGCCTCCCTAGAACCTGGGGAGACAAAAACTAATTGCCAATTTCAGACATGAGGAAATgtaggctcagagaggttcaagCTGTCAGTCTGAGGTCAAACAGCTGGTGTCTAGCAGGGGTAGAGCTTGAACCCAGAGCCCAAGTGTTAGTCACCCTGCTCTGTGGCCACCTTGGCAACTGACAAAGTGGCCCATGGCCCACAGCAGGTGACCTAGGTACCCCTAAGGCTGCTCTTACTCCCCAGGATTGTTACCGTGCCTGTCACCTCTCCGTGGTGGGGGGCAAGCTGTCACAGACCCCAGGAGAGTGCCCCCACCTGGGGGACTTGGAGATGCCCAGGGCCCGGAATGCTAAGCCAGTGACATCATAATGCCAGCTGGCAGTGAGGTCACTGGAGGTGGTGGCAGTGCCCTTATTCAACCCTCAGCCCTAGAAGAGCCTCACTTCACCCCCTGCAGGGTTCCATCTTTAACTTTTGGGCCAGAAAGCACTGGGAAGGAGGGGACATCCTGGGATGAGATGGTGCCATCTGCATACAGACATGTACACAGGTGGCCCACAGCTGGATGTTCTAGATATTCATTTGCACACATCTTCCCTGCACGTACCCGGAGAGCAGCCCCTGTACCTTATGATACCGGAGAGACAGCAGAGCACAGACTCAGACTCCAGCACTGTCTTCCAGGAGCACACAGGAGCTGGGCCCATAGTCACATGAACCAGTGTGAAACAAGAGCCGGAAGGGGACACAGTGAACTATCTGGggccttcctggaggaagggactGCTAGGCTGAGAGTTAAGGATAAGGAGAAGCAACGAGAGGGGACAAAGGCATGAAAGAGAGCCTAGGCGGGCGGGGAAGTGGGCGTGAGGTATGTCTGTGAGGCTGACAGGGTCCCAACTGTGCAGAGCCTTGAGGCCAAGGGcaggatttttattattattattttttaaattttttagtagggatgaagTCTTCCTATGAGGATCATGCAATCCTcttacctgggcctcccaaactgctgggattataggcatgagccactgcgcctggctggcaggattcttaaaaaatgattttatcgAGGTATAGtttacatactataaaattctACCACATTAAagtatacatataatttaatgACTTTTAGTAAATCTACAGAgctatgcaaccatcaccactaccaagGGCAGGGTTTGACCAAGGTACCATCCCCCCTCTATTCCTTGCTGGCTGACCAGCCTTGCAGCCATCCTGCCTACCCAGGGAGGCTTGTGGAAGAGGCTGTGTTTCAGGACCACCAACACCAGCCCAGCAGAGCTGCACATCCTGGCTCAATGCACCACTTTCCACGCTTCCATGCAGCACTTGACACCCCCGActtgccccctccccaccaccttgGTGGGCTGGTCTCCTTGGCCTCCAAGTGAGGCAAAATAGGCAGACAGGCTGATGGTGCGCAAAGCAGACCACAGGCTATGGTGGTTGAACCAAGCCGGGCAGTGGGGTGGAAGGGAGGGTGTTCCGTCTCTGATTTCCATGATTCAGCCTGGGGAgtttccagagggaaaaaaagaagcccTGCTCAAGCCCAGAGAGACTGGTCTTGGAGGCAGGGAGAAACGCAGCCCCAGGCGGAGAGCACAGGGCACACATCCAGCTGTGGATGgacacacccccccccccacacactgGCCACTGTGAGCACCCAGTGGGTGGACTGGGGTGAGACATGGCCTCAACCCCACTAGAGTCACCCCAAGACTGACTGTCAAAGACAGAACAAGGGACAGCATTTCTATGTCCCTGACTCCATAACCCTGACCCTCTTACACCGCTCCTCCCGGGGCAGGTACCAACCATGCCTTGGCCTGAGGACTAAAGGGTTTGTGCTGGGACACAAGGGTTTGAGCAAACCTGGAGTACGTAGAGCtctgttttctccctttttttttttttttttttttgacggagtcttgctctgtcacccaggctggagtgcaaaggcccgatctcggctcactataacctccacctcccgggttcaagcaattctcctgcctcagcctccagagtggcttgGATTacgggcgcacaccaccacacctggctaatttttgtatttttagtagagatggggtttcaccatgttggccaggctggtcttgaactcctgacctcaggtgatccacctacctcagcctcccaaagtactgggattacaggtgtgagccaccacacccagccagactCTGTTCTGTTTTACAGGGCTCCCCAACACAGCTGGAGGAGGGGATCAGCCCATTCATGAACAGCAACACTGAGGCCCCAGGCAGGgtgtatgttctttttttttttttttttttttgagacggagtctcgctctgttgcccaggctggagtgcagtggtgcgatctcggctcactgcaagctccgcctccagggttcatgctattctcctgcctcagccacccaagtagctgggactacaggcgcccgcccccacgctcggctaattttttgcatttttagtagagacggggtttcaccgtgttagccaggatggtcttgatctcctgaccttgtgatccacccgcctcagcctcccaaagtgctgggattacaggcgtgagccaccgcgcccggccaggatgtATGTTCTGACCTGTGGCTCTGAGGAGTGAGATGCCTGGTATGCCTCTGATAAAGACAGGCCCTTTCCTCAATAGGCACCTCTCTCAGGCCAGGTTCCTTTCCTGGAAGAGTCAAAGGTTCAGGAAGACCCTTCCTCATTTTTTGACCGTGGGGAAAAAACTGGCCTCTGAGACAGTTTTCCCATTTGTCACATAGGACCAACCACAGCTAACAGGTACGGGGCTCTTCCTATGTGCCACACTGTCCATGCTTTATCTCACGTTATCCTCATACCCCATCTCTAAAGGAAGTCCTATTATTGCCCCATTTAGAGCAGGCAATTTGATTAAGCAGGTGTGATGATGCCCTGCCTATCTGGGATCCCCTGAATCTTGTAGTAAACATTTCCCAATGTGGTGATCTCTGAGCTGACACCAATCAGAAATTAGGGCCACGTACCCCCTCAGGACCTCCCTCCTGATGGGCCTCACCATGGGACAAGCCAGGGAAGGCTAGCCCAGGGATACATGAGCCAAGAAATCAGAGATGGGGCACTGTTCTTCTGGGGCTCCTATGTGAGGTGTGGTTGTGTGTCTGGGGTTTGGGGAGGCATATGTGCATAGGACTGGCTAGGGAACTGGAGTCCTGAGGTCTAGGTTTGTGGCTCCACCCTGTCCCTCCCTGACTAGTGACTTTTACCA
The Chlorocebus sabaeus isolate Y175 chromosome 23, mChlSab1.0.hap1, whole genome shotgun sequence DNA segment above includes these coding regions:
- the CXXC5 gene encoding CXXC-type zinc finger protein 5: MSNLGGGSQDTGGSSSSNTNASGGSGSSGPKAGAADKSAAVAATAPASVADDAPPPERRNKSGIISEPLNKSLRRSRPLSHYSSFGSSGGSGSGSGSMMGGESADKATAAAAAASLLANGHDLAAAMAVDKSNPTSKHKSGAVASLLSKAERATELAAEGQLTLQQFAQSTEMLKRVVQEHLPLMSEAGAGLPDMEAVAGAEALNGQSDFPYLGAFPINPGLFIMTPAGVFLAESALHMAGLAEYPMQGELASAISSGKKKRKRCGMCAPCRRRINCEQCSSCRNRKTGHQICKFRKCEELKKKPSAALEKVMLPTGAAFRWFQ